One stretch of Eretmochelys imbricata isolate rEreImb1 chromosome 1, rEreImb1.hap1, whole genome shotgun sequence DNA includes these proteins:
- the LOC144279518 gene encoding olfactory receptor 51G2-like — MSVVNDTKFISAVFLLTGIPGQEDVHLWISIPFCLMYVILIVGNSVILFIIKTDPSLHEPMYIFLSMLAITDLGLSISTMPTILGVYLFKYREISLDACFAQLFFIHAFQFTESSILLLMAFDRFVAIRDPLRYASTLTLLRTAMMGLVFVLRGVAVVFPFPFLLKRFQYCRDNVLSHSYCLHQEVMKMACLDITVNNIYGLSVTLLTVGLDSLFILLSYVMILKTVLSIASHTECLRALNTCVSHLCAVLLFYTPEIGLTVIHRFGKNSPPLLQILLGYISLLVPPLMNPIVYSVKSKHLRARIIRAFMK, encoded by the coding sequence ATGTCAGTTGTCAATGACACCAAATTCATATCTGCAGTGTTCCTTCTCActgggatacctgggcaggaagacgtccatctctggatctctatccccttctgcttAATGTATGTCATTTTGATAGTAGGAAATTCGgtcattctgttcattataaaaacagatccaagcctccatgagcccatgtacattttcctttccatgttggccaTCACAGACCTTGGCTTATCAATATCCACCATGCCGACGATACTGGGTGTATACTTGTTTAAGTACAGGGAGATCAGCCTGGATGCCTGTTTtgcccagctgttcttcatccatgcgTTTCAATTCACTGAATCCTCCATACTCTTGCTGATGGCCTTTGACCGCTTTGTCGCAATCCGGGACCCGCTGAGATATGCTTCCACCTTAACCCTGCTAAGAACAGCCATGATGGGACTGGTGTTTGTACTAAGAGGAGTGGCCGTAGTATTCCCATTCCCCTTTCTCCTGAAACGGTTCCAATACTGTAGAGACAATGTCCTCTCCCATTCTTACTGCCTGCACCAGGAGGTCATGAAGATGGCTTGTTTGGATATCACAGTCAACAACATCTATGGCTTGTCTGTTACACTCTTAACTGTAGGGTTGGACTCGCTGTTCATCCTCCTTTCTTATGTGATGATCCTCAAAACAGTGCTGAGCATCGCATCCCACACGGAGTGCCTCAGGGCCCTGAACACCTgcgtctcccacctctgtgctgtTCTGCTCTTCTACACACCAGAGATTGGCCTGACTGTGATACACAGATTTGGGAAGAACTCgcctcccttgcttcagattctCCTAGGGTACATCTCCCTACTGGTCCCACCACTGATGAACCCAATTGTGTACAGCGTGAAAAGCAAGCACCTCCGTGCAAGGATAATCAGGGCGTTCATGAAGTGA
- the LOC144279528 gene encoding olfactory receptor 51G2-like, producing MSAVNDTNFDSAVFLLSGIPGWEDVYLWISIPFCLMYIISMVGNSVILFIIKTDPSLHEPMYIFLSMLAVTDLALLIATMPTILGIYLFNSREISFSACFAQLFFIHSLSFIESSVLLLMAFDRFVAIRDPLRYASILTPPRIAKIGLVFMLRSVAQIFPLPFLLKQFQYCQANVLSHSYCLHQEVMKMACSDITVNSIYGLFTIVFTVGLDSMFIFLSYVMILKTVLSIASRAERLRALNTCVSHLCAVLVFYTSLISLAVIHRFGNSSSHLLQIFMGYVYMLFPPLINPIVYSVKSKHLRARIIRAFIQ from the coding sequence ATGTCAGCTGTCAATGACACCAACTTTGACTCTGCAGTATTCCTTCTCTCCGGGATACCTGGGTGGGAAGATGTCTATCTGtggatctctatccccttctgcttAATGTATATTATTTCAATGgtaggaaattcagtcattctgttcattataaaaacagatccaagcctccatgagcccatgtacattttcctttccatgttggccGTCACAGACCTTGCCTTATTGATAGCCACCATGCCGACGATACTGGGCATATACTTGTTTAACTCTAGGGAGATCAGCTTCAGTGCCTGTTTtgcccagctgttcttcatccactcGCTTTCATTCATTGAATCCTCTGTGCTCTTGTTGATGGCCTTTGACCGCTTTGTCGCGATCCGTGACCCGCTGAGATATGCTTCCATCTTAACTCCACCGAGAATAGCTAAGATAGGACTGGTTTTTATGCTAAGATCAGTGGCCCAAATATTCCCACTCCCTTTTCTCCTGAAACAGTTCCAATACTGTCAAGCCaatgtcctctcccattcctactgCCTGCACCAGGAGGTCATGAAGATGGCTTGTTCAGACATCACAGTGAACAGTATCTATGGCTTGTTCACAATAGTCTTCACAGTGGGGTTGGactcaatgtttatttttctctcATATGTGATGATCCTCAAGACAGTGCTGAGCATCGCGTCCCGCGCAGAGCGCCTCAGGGCACTGAACACCTGCGTCTCCCACCTCTGCGCTGTCCTGGTCTTCTATACATCATTGATCAGCCTGGCTGTGATACACAGGTTTGGGAATAGCTCTTCTCACTTGCTTCAGATTTTCATGGGCTACGTCTACATGCTGTTCCCGCCCCTGATTAATCCAATCGTGTACAGCGTGAAAAGCAAGCACCTTCGTGCGAGGATAATCAGGGCCTTCATCCAGTGA
- the LOC144279538 gene encoding olfactory receptor 51G2-like, which translates to MSAVNDTSLNSAVFFLTGIPGQEDVYLWISIPFCFMYVISIAGNSVILFIIKTDQSLHEPMYIFLSMLAITDLGLSIVTIPTILGVYLFKSREISFDACFAQLFFIHSLAKFESSILLLMAFDRFIAICNPLRYAAILTPPRIAKLGLAFMLRGVVVIFPLPFLLKRFRYCRDNVLSHSYCVHQEVMRMACSDITVNYIYGLCSTLLTVGLDLLLIFLSYVMILKTVLSIASHTECLRALNTCVSHLCAILVFYTPDIGLAVTHRFGNSSSHLLQTVLGYVYLLVPPLINPIVYSVKSKHLRERIIRAFVK; encoded by the coding sequence ATGTCAGCTGTCAATGACACCAGCTTGAACTCTGCAGTGTTCTTTCTCAccgggatacctgggcaggaagaCGTCTATCTGtggatctctatccccttctgTTTCATGTACGTTATTTCCATAGCAGGAAATTCAGTtattctgttcattataaaaacagatcaaagtctccatgagcccatgtacattttcctttccatgttggccaTCACAGACCTTGGCTTATCGATAGTCACCATACCGACAATACTGGGCGTATATTTGTTCAAATCCAGGGAGATCAGCTTCGATGCCTGCTTTGCCCAGCTTTTCTTCATACACTCGCTTGCAAAATTTGAATCCTCCATTCTCTTACTGATGGCCTTTGACCGCTTCAtcgcaatctgtaacccactgagatACGCTGCCATCCTAACTCCACCGAGAATAGCCAAATTGGGACTGGCTTTTATGTTAAGAGGGGTGGTTGTAATATTCCCACTTCCCTTTCTCCTGAAACGGTTCCGATACTGTCGAGACAACgtcctctcccattcctactgTGTGCATCAGGAGGTCATGAGGATGGCTTGTTCGGATATCACAGTCAACTACATCTATGGCTTGTGTTCTACACTCTTAACGGTGGGGTTGGACTTGctgctcatcttcctctcttatgtgatgatccTCAAAACAGTGTTGAGCATCGCGTCCCACACGGAGTGCCTCAGGGCCCTGAACACCTGCGTCTCCCACCTCTGCGCCATCCTGGTCTTCTACACGCCAGACATTGGCCTGGCTGTGACACACAGATTCGGGAATAGCTCTTCTCACTTGCTTCAAACGGTCCTGGGCTATGTCTACTTGCTGGTCCCACCTCTGATAAATCCAATTGTGTACAGCGTGAAAAGCAAACATCTTCGTGAGAGGATAATCAGGGCATTTGTCAAGTGA